In Citrus sinensis cultivar Valencia sweet orange chromosome 3, DVS_A1.0, whole genome shotgun sequence, the sequence taattttaaaattttaggatggACGATAATTGAAGTACGTCAAGATATGTCTCAGGTAGCCATTGGGGTGGGCTTAAGGTTCTAATAGTCATATTGAGCTAATTTTATCCTGGTTTATATTGGaatatttcatataattttaaaaaatgttaattttaaaatatccccctcataaattgattattttaaaatatgtctTATCATTTTTGAAAATCTCAATTTCCCCTATTTTTGTTGAGAAGgcaaaaaagaaggaaaaaaaatcaattcaccccattttttgcttttttttttttactaaatataaagataatttgaagtttttaaaagtaagaaatatgatttgaagataatcaattcatgataggataatccaaaatttaccttacttaaaaatattcaaaaaaaggTTACAAATGAGTTAGGGTTTGtttggaattatttttgaaaagtttaaaagtaatttttaaaagttaaaagctaATTATAATGTCTGATAGctcttttaaaaatcattttcgacaaaatcatttcattttatagttgattttgaaaagaaataaacgagtagtttttcaaaatctaatgttgaaaatcactttttatacttaatataattcaatgtatatcctcatatatattatgaatattcaaaattatccttattaattagaaaatgaaatcattaattttaaaaagattattattattacaaattatattgagataacaaaataaagaaacaaaattaatagtataaactatttattttagttattaattattataaacacacacaaacacaatacaaatattttatatacatatttatagatgtgtaaataaattatatttaatattatgtccaattcaatcatttatattctcacaattatttaataataagatttatcaaatacatacgactatttttactaaatatttaactgattctttttataataaattttttctataattcaattaacaataattatttttaaaaatataatattaccaAACTCACCCGTAATTTCCATAGGGCGGGGTTAGCATAGCTTCGGCCAGCCCATATGCCGGTCAGCTTAAGGCCCTCGCTGTTCAAGCTAGGCCTAATTCGATTCATTTGCCTGCCATTTTCACTGCAATAATGTTATGTATAGCCGACAAGAGAAgacttcattattttcttaacGACCGAGTAATGGTATtagctattatttattttcaataggGTCAAACATGTTACTTGATGACGTGGCAAGAATCTAAGGACATGAAATATAACGACGAGGCGAGACAATCATACTTGGCAGTAACACCACCGGCGCATCATTGACACGATCCTGAAGCTCTCGCGTGCTCCTCAGTGGTCACTTCACTTGACTTTGAGAAAGATCACAGTGAAATCAACACTCCTCAATCTGTGATCCAAAATGGGCGGTACTTTCGCATTCCtcctttaattatattttctaaaaattatttccagTTTAAAGTTAAAACGAATTGATGAATCCGTCTTTGAAAAATGAACAGTTGCAGAATTGGATGGTTCTAGTTCTACTTCCAGTTTGTGGTTGGCTCCGAACCCGAGCAAGCGATGGGCCGAGCTCTTCTTCCTTGGCTACACACCGTTTTGGCTCACCCTCTGTCTCGGAATCATTGTTCCCTACAAGCTCTAcgaggtattttattttatttttttaatttagctttgcttacatcatttttttttgtaaattttatttgcatgaagtgaatcaaatttttgttcaaaatGTATGATTTGATTGAAGTTTTTGTATCCATCCCTCCACaccctcaaaaaaaaaaaggacataaGAGCAATTATGTGGAAGGAAgtttaagttaattttgatattgaaagtATTGTTGTGGTGACTTAACAGACTTTTACGGAACTGGAGTATTTGCTGCTGGGTTTGGTATCGGCAGTTCCTTCTTTCTTGATACCGCTGCTATTTGTTGGAAAGGTAAATTCTTCACTTGGTTGTTTCAGAGTGTCCAGCTTAGAGAATACGCCTATTAGTTTTAGCTTCTTTATTCTGGTGTTCTAAAGTTCTATCTTTTGTAGGCTGACAGCTGCCTGGGTTTGAAGGATCGTTTTTGGATCAAGGCAAGTGTTGTGTTCTTCCTGGGTGACTCTTTACATCTGTTTTTTTCACTAAGGAAAGCTAGAGTTTTATGAATGTATTtcggttgttgttgttgcagGCAAATCTGtggataattattttcagttaCGTTGGCAATTACTTTTGGACCCACTATTTCTTCACGGTTCTGGGGGCTTCCTATACATTTCCATCATGGAAGATGAACAATGTAAGCCACAAAACAAGAAACACTTATACTCTATGCAGATAAGCCAAGTCCCCCTATTCTGTGCAAAGGCTGATGAGCCAAAAGTCCTCTTATTTTGTACAATCGCTCTATTTTTTCCGCTGCCCTTTTGCTGATATCTGCTATTCTCTGTAGGTACCTCACACAACTTTCCTTCTCACACATGTCTGCTTTTTGTTTTACCATGTTGCTTCAAATTTGACACTTCGGAGAATACGGCATTCTGTTGCTGACTTGCCAGATAAAATTCAGTTGGCTGTTGAGGCTGGATGGATTTTGGTTCTTTCTTACTTTATAGCATACCTGGAAACATTAGCCATTTCCAATGTATGTTTCTTCATGGTTCAgcatattcttttatttagcATCCTTGCCCTTCTCCGacaataattaagatttaagaaatttttgatGATGGAATCACAGGAGATAGACCCTAAGTAATTTAGATTGgtgtattttatatttatgatgGTTTACTGATTCTGGATCTTTACAATTCCTTAGTGTACTCTATCTCAGGTCTTATCTTAAGGTATGAATATGACAACCCAACTCTTTTAATGCtactcaaattaaatttacccTAAGAAGCTATTTCCTAAGGAGTAAAATATTCAGTCCCAGTGAATTTTTTGACACTTCAAGTATGATTACTCTCTGACATTGCAACTAAATGTCATTGCTATTAACAAAATGGCTAAGGGAATTGAAGATTTTGTTTCATGGGTTTTGGATGGATAGATGTATTGTAGTTTTATCAACGTAATAGTCTTATGAGCTTTTTAGGATCTGTCCCTAAATTTTATGTTCTGTATATTTGTGAGACTTTTTATGTGttctcattaaaaatatagCCCATATGGTTCACCATGCAGCTGGGCCAATAACTAACTAAACAAGCCAATGTTTCTGACATTTTTCTTTGGAACACATGCAGTTCCCCTATTATGAATTCGTGGACCGAGCATCCATGTATAAAGTTGGGTCTTTGTTTTATGCCATCTACTTCATTATAAGCTTCCCAATGTTTCTAAGGTAAGAACTCAATCCAACTGCTAAATGTGAACTGTGTTCGTGTAGAATAATATGAGACCATTTGCTAGTTGACAAGATGTTGTACTCTTATGTAAATTATGTACTGCTTTTATGCTATTCCTGCTATAATGTGGCTcgtattttgttttcttttgttctcaTCTTTCAATCCCACAATGATTTCTCACTTGTGTTCTCAGGATTGATGAGAAACTTGGTGACCTGTGGGACTTACCCCGAGTGGCTGTTGATGCTTTGGGAGCTGCAATGCTTGTCACAATAATACTTGATTTGTGGCGAATCTTTCTGGGACCTATTGTTCCGCTTCCAGAGACGAAGCTGTGTCTACAACCAGGACTCCCATGGTTTCCAGGACACACCAATCAAACTTGAAAGTATGGATGTGGAGAATCCAGGAAGTTTCTACTCAACTGAGAAAACACGCAATGTATCTCTTTCCATTGACACTGAGCTCGTAGTTGTGGTTGTGCTCTATTAGATCTCTTTTGTACTTGCTTTTTCCTGGACATTTAACAAGAATGTGAGTAGTATCTTGACTTGATGTTGTGGGATTGAGTGTCTGCACCAGCTCTTCTAGATTAATATTTGGATGATTTGAAGAAACATCACGCGAGTTTCTTCTCAGCTCTTACCATTTCCAAAGAACAGAAGTGGTCTTCAACAATAACAGAAATggtctttatttttaatatgatgTAACAGGTAGCATAGGAAATTGAtgtgttttgtaattttaattgaattcaaaagtgcttttgaGAACTtgagaaacaaaagaagattttGGATTCGCATTTAGAATATGTGGACGTGTCTGTCTTCTACTCtgtttaattgatattttaaaagtaagaCCAACTAAAATGTGTCCAATGTAACAACATTTCGAAAATCAAGATtagaattgttttttttttgggtagaGATTTTTATGGTCATTTCTGAGAAACAAAcaccaaaaaaattcaattttttttaaaaaaacaataatgatctCACACGTGTTAGGAAGAAATTAGCCAAAGA encodes:
- the LOC102630846 gene encoding cycloeucalenol cycloisomerase, translated to MGVAELDGSSSTSSLWLAPNPSKRWAELFFLGYTPFWLTLCLGIIVPYKLYETFTELEYLLLGLVSAVPSFLIPLLFVGKADSCLGLKDRFWIKANLWIIIFSYVGNYFWTHYFFTVLGASYTFPSWKMNNVPHTTFLLTHVCFLFYHVASNLTLRRIRHSVADLPDKIQLAVEAGWILVLSYFIAYLETLAISNFPYYEFVDRASMYKVGSLFYAIYFIISFPMFLRIDEKLGDLWDLPRVAVDALGAAMLVTIILDLWRIFLGPIVPLPETKLCLQPGLPWFPGHTNQT